Proteins from one Elusimicrobiaceae bacterium genomic window:
- a CDS encoding NAD(P)H-hydrate dehydratase: MRLNRALIKSFLPIRPKHSHKGTFGRVLIIAGCEKMTGAAVLCARATLQVGAGLVALALPKSSQCIAASALAEMLTLPLPEENGILSKRALPQINQFIQEFNPSVILIGPGLSKSELIVEFLKTCRIPCVIDADGLNALSALAAFPSLPMPCICTPHPGEMARLLDKPVSSDQAQRENYAKKLSAQTKGVTVLKGFETVITDGETIYINPTGGPALAKAGSGDVLAGYISGLWAQLAAQEGLNNNSALKAAACGVYLHGLCGDLASKILTDYCVLASDLLSQLPNAFKEVLDNE, translated from the coding sequence ATGCGCCTGAATAGGGCCTTAATAAAGTCTTTTTTGCCCATTCGTCCTAAGCATTCTCATAAAGGAACGTTTGGACGGGTGCTGATTATAGCCGGCTGTGAGAAAATGACAGGGGCCGCTGTATTGTGCGCTCGGGCTACACTTCAGGTGGGTGCCGGATTGGTGGCATTGGCCTTGCCTAAAAGCAGCCAATGTATTGCCGCGTCGGCCCTTGCGGAAATGTTAACACTTCCTTTGCCAGAGGAAAACGGGATTCTATCCAAGAGAGCACTACCTCAAATAAATCAGTTTATCCAAGAATTTAATCCCTCCGTTATATTAATAGGTCCCGGCCTTTCTAAGAGTGAGTTGATTGTTGAGTTTTTAAAAACCTGCCGTATCCCTTGTGTAATTGATGCTGACGGATTAAATGCCTTGTCTGCGTTAGCCGCTTTTCCATCATTACCTATGCCTTGTATTTGTACTCCTCATCCGGGAGAAATGGCCAGATTGCTTGATAAGCCTGTTTCTTCAGATCAAGCACAAAGGGAAAATTATGCTAAAAAACTTAGTGCCCAAACAAAAGGAGTCACTGTTTTAAAGGGATTTGAAACGGTGATAACCGATGGAGAAACAATCTATATTAATCCGACGGGAGGCCCTGCTTTAGCCAAAGCCGGCAGCGGGGATGTGTTAGCCGGTTATATTAGTGGGCTTTGGGCTCAGTTGGCCGCGCAGGAAGGGTTGAATAACAATAGTGCCTTGAAAGCAGCCGCCTGTGGAGTCTATTTGCATGGTCTGTGTGGAGATTTGGCTTCCAAAATATTAACGGATTATTGCGTTTTGGCTAGTGATTTGTTGTCTCAACTGCCGAATGCTTTTAAAGAAGTGTTGGATAACGAATAA
- a CDS encoding HAD family hydrolase: protein MSKKLVIFDLDGTLLDTISDLAQSTNQALEKLGFALHPQNAYYRFVGSGINKLFERALPPNARTTENIAKVRALFVPYYDEHNADLTRPYAGIVELLENLQKKGFVLAVASNKYQSATEKLVHHYFPQIAFAAVLGQRDGLPVKPDPLFVKEILKSTQISSQETLYVGDSDVDMLTAQNAQVDSCAVTWGFRTKEELMRFNPAFVAEKAEDIAKILL from the coding sequence ATGAGCAAGAAATTAGTTATATTTGATTTAGACGGTACCCTGTTGGATACCATTTCCGATTTGGCGCAATCTACCAATCAGGCTTTGGAAAAATTGGGCTTTGCTCTGCACCCTCAAAACGCCTACTACCGTTTTGTAGGTAGCGGTATTAATAAACTCTTTGAGCGTGCTCTGCCACCAAATGCCCGTACAACGGAAAATATTGCTAAAGTAAGGGCTTTGTTTGTTCCGTACTATGACGAACATAATGCAGATTTGACTCGCCCCTACGCAGGCATTGTAGAGTTGTTGGAAAATCTACAGAAAAAGGGATTTGTTTTAGCAGTGGCTTCCAATAAATACCAAAGTGCTACCGAAAAATTAGTCCATCACTATTTTCCGCAGATTGCTTTTGCAGCAGTGTTGGGTCAAAGAGACGGTCTGCCCGTTAAACCGGATCCATTGTTTGTAAAAGAGATTTTAAAATCTACTCAAATATCTTCACAAGAAACTTTATACGTCGGTGATTCTGATGTGGATATGCTGACGGCCCAAAATGCGCAAGTGGATTCTTGCGCGGTGACATGGGGCTTTCGTACAAAAGAAGAATTGATGCGTTTCAACCCTGCGTTTGTGGCAGAAAAAGCAGAGGATATTGCCAAGATTTTGCTTTAA
- a CDS encoding glycerate kinase gives MKILILPNSFKGSLSARQTARVLSTALKKQHLVKSFPLSDGGDGFIDLWRALFPSSQTVRLRTENAFGKKVCATYLWLPNTKTAIIETARICGLGNAKKEELDPLHASSFGVGKTMLHAIKKGAKKIYIGLGGVACNDGGAGIAQALGARFLAKDKSELPLGAQPLFYLNHLDLSDLQKQIKNIKIYAVADVTNPMLGPKGSARIFGPQKGATSKQVETLEKALSVYARVVKKATGKDIARTPSTAAAGALCAGLYGLLNAEIILGADFLQKHLPLNKWTKWADLLITSEGKLDRQTLFGKAPSCVLNIAAKYKKPVCFICGFYEEKIIHNLPRNLSLTLISLSDFAKNQSDSMLHCRRYLLQAIRTI, from the coding sequence ATGAAAATTTTAATATTACCCAACAGTTTTAAAGGTTCTTTAAGCGCGCGCCAGACGGCGCGCGTTTTAAGCACTGCGCTTAAAAAACAACATCTTGTAAAAAGTTTTCCGTTATCTGATGGAGGAGACGGATTTATAGATTTATGGAGGGCCCTTTTCCCCTCCTCGCAAACCGTCCGCTTGCGTACGGAAAATGCCTTTGGCAAAAAAGTCTGCGCCACTTATCTTTGGTTGCCCAACACAAAAACCGCCATTATAGAAACTGCCCGTATTTGTGGATTAGGCAACGCTAAAAAAGAAGAATTAGATCCTTTACATGCATCTTCTTTTGGAGTAGGAAAGACCATGCTTCACGCCATCAAAAAAGGGGCTAAAAAAATTTATATCGGCTTAGGTGGCGTGGCCTGCAATGACGGAGGGGCCGGAATCGCACAAGCACTCGGAGCCAGATTTTTGGCGAAAGATAAATCAGAACTGCCACTTGGTGCTCAACCGCTTTTTTACTTAAATCATTTGGATCTGAGCGATCTTCAAAAACAGATTAAAAATATCAAAATCTATGCAGTGGCGGATGTCACCAACCCCATGCTCGGCCCGAAGGGATCCGCCCGCATTTTCGGCCCACAAAAAGGAGCTACGAGTAAACAGGTGGAAACTTTAGAAAAGGCACTTTCCGTTTACGCACGGGTGGTAAAGAAAGCCACCGGAAAAGATATCGCTCGTACGCCCTCTACCGCAGCGGCAGGCGCTTTGTGCGCGGGATTATATGGATTGTTAAACGCAGAGATTATTTTGGGGGCTGATTTTTTACAAAAGCATTTACCCTTAAACAAATGGACCAAATGGGCTGATTTATTGATTACTTCTGAAGGGAAGTTAGACCGTCAAACTTTATTTGGTAAGGCTCCCTCTTGTGTACTAAATATCGCCGCTAAATATAAAAAGCCGGTATGCTTTATCTGCGGATTTTACGAAGAAAAAATAATTCACAATCTGCCAAGAAATCTTTCACTCACCTTAATTAGTTTGAGTGACTTCGCCAAAAACCAATCAGATTCCATGTTGCATTGCCGTCGCTATCTTCTACAAGCAATACGAACTATTTAA
- the recN gene encoding DNA repair protein RecN has translation MLKRLSVKNFAVISAIEFSPKSGLNVFTGETGAGKSVAIAALGFALGARASASFIKDGADKVEVQAEFDAHTVPASLLEKYALDGKTILFTRSLDRKGKGRAFLNKRPVPVAALAEIGKTLVDFHGQHEHQSLLQTEVQLQMLDGFAQLLPLRQQTQHAWKNWTDAQAKLAAAQMSEQEKQRQLDLCLFQLKEIENINPKSGEDVELDQKLPQLKHAGKLLEAAAEAYRALYEDEISATSLLGRAIRHVQDMTEKDESLEPVLESLTQAETFISDACQEISAYRDGLDADPQTLDSLLTRHEKIKRLKLKYGPELSDVLHTAQQMKEQIDRLQNSQLVEKELQQEVEKTRQTLDNLCEQLHDKRYEAAQKLAALLKKEITPLGFDGLEFEIAVEMDSENPTQTGADRVEFLFSPNPGQALRPLHQTASGGELSRVMLGLKTVLAGEVPTMIFDEVDTGIGGRTATLVGHKLRSVAQGRQVLCVTHLATVAACADAHFHIEKATDGKKTEVSLRALTEKEIVPEIARMLGALSEADETAISHARQMLQASRKIK, from the coding sequence ATGCTTAAAAGGCTTTCCGTTAAAAATTTTGCCGTCATTTCCGCTATAGAATTTTCTCCAAAATCCGGTTTGAATGTCTTTACCGGAGAAACAGGTGCCGGAAAATCTGTAGCCATTGCCGCGCTTGGCTTTGCTTTAGGCGCCAGAGCTTCCGCCTCTTTCATCAAAGACGGTGCTGATAAAGTAGAAGTACAAGCAGAATTTGATGCTCACACCGTACCTGCTTCTCTTTTAGAAAAATATGCCTTAGATGGAAAAACTATCCTTTTTACACGCTCTTTAGACAGAAAAGGGAAAGGAAGGGCCTTCTTAAATAAACGCCCCGTACCGGTGGCAGCCTTAGCAGAAATTGGTAAAACTTTGGTAGATTTTCACGGTCAACACGAACATCAAAGCCTGCTGCAAACGGAAGTGCAATTGCAAATGTTGGATGGCTTTGCCCAACTGCTGCCGTTGCGTCAGCAAACCCAGCACGCGTGGAAAAATTGGACCGATGCCCAAGCCAAATTAGCAGCCGCACAAATGAGTGAGCAGGAAAAACAACGCCAGCTGGATTTGTGTCTTTTTCAATTAAAAGAAATTGAAAACATAAATCCCAAATCAGGCGAAGATGTGGAACTAGACCAAAAACTACCACAACTCAAACATGCCGGCAAATTATTAGAAGCAGCAGCAGAGGCCTATCGTGCTTTGTATGAAGATGAAATTTCTGCCACTTCGTTATTAGGGCGCGCCATTCGGCATGTACAAGACATGACGGAAAAAGATGAAAGTTTAGAGCCGGTGTTGGAATCTTTGACTCAAGCAGAAACCTTCATATCCGATGCTTGCCAAGAAATCAGCGCTTACCGCGACGGCTTAGATGCTGACCCGCAGACATTAGACTCTTTACTCACGCGACACGAGAAAATAAAACGCCTGAAATTAAAATACGGTCCCGAACTATCAGATGTTTTGCATACGGCACAGCAGATGAAAGAACAAATTGACCGTTTGCAAAATTCTCAACTAGTGGAAAAAGAATTACAACAAGAAGTAGAAAAAACACGACAGACTTTAGATAATTTATGTGAGCAACTGCATGACAAACGCTACGAGGCGGCGCAAAAATTGGCAGCCTTGTTAAAAAAAGAAATTACACCGTTGGGATTTGATGGGCTAGAGTTTGAAATTGCGGTGGAAATGGACAGCGAAAACCCCACCCAGACAGGGGCCGACCGCGTAGAATTTTTATTCTCTCCCAATCCGGGCCAAGCCTTAAGACCCTTGCACCAAACCGCTTCCGGCGGCGAACTTTCCCGCGTAATGTTAGGGCTTAAAACTGTTTTGGCCGGAGAAGTACCCACCATGATTTTTGATGAAGTGGACACCGGCATCGGGGGCAGAACTGCCACTTTGGTGGGGCACAAATTGCGCAGTGTCGCACAAGGAAGACAGGTTTTATGTGTCACCCATTTGGCTACGGTAGCCGCCTGCGCGGATGCGCACTTTCACATAGAAAAAGCAACCGACGGGAAAAAGACAGAAGTCTCTTTGCGCGCCTTAACCGAAAAAGAAATAGTGCCGGAAATTGCCCGCATGTTGGGAGCTTTATCCGAAGCGGACGAAACAGCCATTTCCCATGCACGCCAAATGCTGCAGGCATCTCGCAAAATAAAATAA
- a CDS encoding NAD(+)/NADH kinase, with protein sequence MNIRKIALVFNPSQPLAENMAKRLADFLCKKRVQSKILNDYRQLPSCPQIDLCVSLGGDGTALRCARQTAPLSIPLLAINCGSLGFLSACEAEEAENCLEQILAGNYHTTQRVLLQGSIWHQDGKSTENLLAFNDCVIKTADPLAFTLRADWNGKELKHFYGDGVIVSTPAGSTAYSLAAGGPIVAPDLDAWVITPICPHSLTERPIILRADGRLIFEPLFKNQQENFVVSFDGQNNYYLKPTEKVCLQRYAHKAQLISAGSFDFFGRLRRKLEWGTRNA encoded by the coding sequence ATGAATATACGCAAAATTGCCCTTGTTTTTAATCCTTCTCAACCGTTAGCAGAAAATATGGCCAAACGGTTGGCAGATTTTTTGTGTAAAAAAAGGGTCCAAAGCAAAATTTTAAATGATTATCGGCAATTACCTTCTTGTCCCCAAATAGACCTCTGCGTTAGTTTGGGAGGAGACGGAACTGCCCTGCGTTGTGCACGCCAGACAGCCCCTTTATCCATACCGCTATTGGCGATTAACTGTGGCAGTTTGGGGTTTTTATCCGCCTGTGAAGCAGAAGAAGCGGAAAACTGTTTAGAACAAATTTTAGCAGGCAATTATCACACTACTCAACGGGTGCTCTTGCAAGGTTCTATTTGGCACCAAGACGGAAAAAGCACTGAAAATCTTTTAGCCTTTAACGACTGCGTGATTAAAACGGCAGACCCGTTGGCTTTTACGTTGCGTGCTGATTGGAACGGAAAAGAACTTAAACATTTTTATGGAGACGGCGTTATTGTCTCCACACCGGCAGGCTCTACCGCTTATTCTTTGGCCGCAGGCGGACCGATTGTGGCCCCCGATTTAGATGCTTGGGTCATTACGCCTATTTGCCCTCACAGTTTAACGGAAAGGCCCATTATCTTACGCGCAGACGGCCGGTTAATCTTTGAACCTCTATTTAAAAATCAACAAGAAAATTTTGTTGTCAGTTTTGACGGCCAAAACAACTACTATTTAAAGCCTACGGAGAAAGTCTGTCTGCAACGATACGCACACAAAGCACAACTCATCAGTGCCGGAAGTTTTGATTTTTTTGGTCGTCTCCGCCGAAAATTGGAATGGGGGACCCGTAATGCTTAA
- the nifU gene encoding Fe-S cluster assembly protein NifU has product MWDYTDKVMEHFRHPRNVGAIENADATGQVGSLVCGDALKLTLKINKETEIIEDAKFETFGCASAIASSSVLTEMIKGKTLTEAAKITNQDIADELGSLPAEKMHCSVMGMEALEAAVQSYRQGGKPVVFEQESENIVCHCFNVSEEAIIKAIRTNHLTTVEDVTYFTKAGGACGRCKGEIQKILDKVNSCAVPQPAVNEEKPFADLTIVEKIKRIEKVLEEDVRPQLNMDGGNVELIDVNGSVVKVRLLGMCSGCLAADATLKGFIEKTLKEKLDSSITIERA; this is encoded by the coding sequence ATGTGGGATTATACCGATAAAGTAATGGAACATTTCCGCCACCCGCGCAATGTGGGAGCGATTGAAAATGCCGATGCCACCGGCCAAGTGGGCAGTTTGGTTTGTGGTGATGCATTGAAATTGACTTTGAAAATTAATAAAGAAACCGAAATCATTGAAGATGCCAAATTTGAAACGTTTGGTTGTGCCAGTGCCATTGCCTCATCTTCCGTATTAACGGAAATGATTAAAGGAAAAACTTTAACTGAAGCGGCCAAAATTACCAATCAGGACATTGCCGATGAGTTGGGCTCTTTACCGGCAGAAAAAATGCATTGCTCCGTAATGGGTATGGAAGCCTTAGAAGCGGCAGTGCAAAGTTATCGTCAGGGCGGAAAACCGGTGGTGTTTGAACAAGAATCGGAAAATATAGTGTGTCACTGTTTTAACGTGTCTGAAGAAGCGATTATTAAAGCCATTCGTACCAATCATTTAACCACTGTGGAAGATGTCACTTATTTCACCAAAGCCGGCGGTGCTTGCGGCCGTTGTAAAGGAGAAATCCAAAAGATTTTAGATAAGGTCAATTCCTGTGCGGTGCCTCAGCCGGCGGTAAACGAAGAAAAACCTTTTGCGGATTTAACTATCGTAGAAAAAATTAAACGCATAGAGAAAGTGTTGGAAGAAGACGTGCGTCCGCAACTGAATATGGACGGCGGAAACGTGGAGCTGATAGACGTAAACGGCAGTGTAGTAAAGGTGCGTTTGTTAGGTATGTGCAGCGGTTGTTTGGCCGCTGATGCCACTTTGAAGGGGTTTATCGAAAAAACCCTAAAAGAAAAGTTGGATTCTTCCATCACCATAGAAAGAGCCTAA